The genomic region GCCGCATCTCCCATCTTCTTCCGCATGTGGGGAGTTAAAACAGGGCTTGGCGTTTCTTCAATGAGCTTTTGACGCCTTCTTTGAATGGTGCAATCGCGCTCCCCTAGGTGGACATAATTTCCATACTTGTCCCCTAAGATTTGGACCTCAACGTGGCGGGGGTTCACGATCATCTTTTCAAGGTAAACGTCAGGGTTTCCAAAGGAGACCTCTGCTTCGGCGCGAGCCGCTGAAAATTGTCTCACAAAATCGTCGGGATCACTCGCAATCCGGATCCCTTTTCCGCCGCCGCCAGCAGTGGCTTTGATAAAGACGGGAAAGCCGATTTTTTTTGCTTCTTTAAGGGCAACATCGACCGTCTCGACAATGCCATTTGAGCCGGGAATAACGGGGCAACGGACACTCTTTGCAATGCTTTTTGCTTGCGCCTTATCGCCGAGCATCGCAATGGTCTTTGCGCTTGGTCCAATAAAGGTGATGCCAGAGCTTTCACAAATGGAGGCAAAGTTGGCATTTTCACTTAAGAAGCCATAGCCAGGATGTACCGCATCGGCTCCTGTAATTTCACAGGCAGAAAGGATGTGGGGGATCTTGAGATAGGATTGGCTTGAGGGTGCTTCCCCGATACAAACCGCTTCGTCAGCATAAAGGACATGGAGCGCTTCTGCGTCTGCTTTGGAGTAGACGGCAACGGTCTGAAGTCCTAGATCGTGGCAGGCTCGAATGATTCGAACCGCAATTTCCCCTCGGTTTGCAATTAATACTTTTTTCATTTGATTCGCAAAATTTTGGTTCCAAATTCTACAGGTTGCGCATTATCGACATAAATTTCAGCAACAACACCGCTCTTCTCTGCTTTTACCTCGTTCATTACCTTCATCGCTTCGATGATACAGACAACGGTTCCCTCGGTCACGGTATCTCCTACCTTGACAAAGGCGTCATCCTCCGGAGAGGGGGAAGCATAGTAAGTTCCCACCATCGGAGAGGTAATATCTTCTCCTTCAGAGGGAGCAGCAGGTTTGGCCGCTTCTTTTTGCTCGGTGATTTGCTCTGGAGCAGGAGTTTGAGCAACTGGCATAGGTGCTGGCATGACTTGTGGGTAAGGGGCCGCTTCGAATTCCGCTCTTCGCTCTAGCTCAATTTTAAAGCCATTTTCTTCCTCAAGGGCGACTTTTGTCATTCCCTTATCTTCCATGGCTTCCATCAGCTCTTTAATCTTATCTATATCCACTTTATATCCTCTGTACATACTCGCCAAGGTGGGTATCGACCTTGATGATGTCTCCCACCTCGATAAATAATGGCACTTCTATTTTTGCCCCCGTTTCCAAAATTCCTATTTTGGTCGCGTTAGAAACAGATACCTTTGATTTCATATCTTCTAGTTTGATGACCATCAGCTCCAAGAATTGGGGAAGCTCGATCGAAAAGATCGTGTCACCATAAAACAATGCTTTAATCTCAATCCCCTCTTTGAGATAATTGACCTTATCTCCCACCACATCGGCAGATACGGTTACATTATCGAGAGAATCGATATCGAGGAAAAGGTAATCCTTTCCTTCTAGGTAGAGGAACTCGAGGCGCCTTTCGCTTAAGGTGACCTCTTCCACCTCTTGGTCCACTTTAAAGTTCTTTTCAATCACCTCATCCGACATAAGGTTCTTGAGCTTCGTCTTAATGAAGGGGACCCCCTTAGCAACGGTAACCCGAACACTTGTTTCGACCCGATAGATCTTCCCATCGATCGAAAGGGTACTTCCCGGAGAAATTTGATTACTTGTCGTCGTCATTGTCACCCATTTTTAAAGTTTTCCAAAAGAGATTTTAACTCCCTCAGATGTAATATAGTATAATCAACATCCTTTTTAAATCCAGTATTACCTAGGCCGCGCCCCCACTTTAATTGGACGGTCTTATACCCAAGCGCCTTAGCTGGAGCAAGATCAAGAGAGATTCGATCCCCACAAACAACCGCACTCTGTGGAGAAATTCCCATCTCTTCGCTCACTTTCTGGTAAATCTTTTTTTTCTCACCCTTCTCACAAAAATAAAGTTTAGTAAAAAAATCTGTTGAAATGCCAGCTCTTTTCATCTTTTCCCTCTGAATTTTTTCCTTCCCCTTTGAGACGAGGACGAGAGGATGGTTCGCGTGGAGCTCTCTTAACACCTCAACCGCATCTTCGACCGGTTGGACCCCCTCGGTAAAGAGAGGTTTTTCATAGACCGCCTTCAGCGCCACATCGAGACACTGCGACGGAGCCCGGTTGATCTCCAAAAACTCTTCGATCGCCTCTCCTGCACTGAGGTGGTAGGTATTTAAGCGTAAAAGTTCCTGGTAGGAGCGGTTAAAACTTGCCATGGAAAGGCCGACCCCTTCCATCTCTTTTAAGGCATGCTTTAAAACGGCGGGGAGGATCGAACCGCTGGTATCGATCAATGTATCGTCTAAATCAAAGATGACTAACAATTTTCATCAACTCTTTTGTCACTTGTTTCGAATTGTGGCGGATCAAGCTCCGTTTAATTAAGGTATCGCCCACCCGACTTTCTGCCACCTCTCCTAAAAGGGGGGCAGAGACAATGCGCGGCTCTGTTAAATCGTTTTGAACAAGATCCCCTTCCTCGGCATATTTTTTGATCAACTCTTCTGTTGGCATCTGGTTGTTGACCAAAATATAATCGAAGATATCATCTCCTAAATACTCGACCACATCGCGGATGTAATCGCTCACCTTGTAGCCCATCGTCTGCCCTTTCCGGTTCATCAAGTTGGAGACGTAGACCTTCTTGGCGTGGCTTTCCTTCAGGGCGCGCGCCACCCCTTCCACCAAAAGAAGAGGGATGATCGAGGTGTGCAACCCTCCCGGTCCCAAAACGATCAGGTCGGCATTTTGAATTTCAGAAATCGCATGGGGGTTTGCCTTTGGGAAAGGCTCGAGGTAAATCTTGCTATATCCCTTTTCAATCTCGTGGGAAAGGTAGATCTCCTTTTCTCCCTCCAGAATCTTCCGGTTGTTGAGGATCATCTTTAGACGGACCTGGTGTGTCGTCACCGGAATGACCTTCCCCTTGATGTAGAGGATCCGTCCCATCTCTTCGACAGCCCGCTCAAAACTCCCCGTCACCTTTTCCAAAGCCGACAAAAGTAAATTGCCCAAGCTATGGCCGCCGAGCCCCCCATTTTCAAAGCGGTAGTTCATCACACTTCGCATCAGCCGCGACGAGTCAGACAGGGCGACCAAACACTGCCGCACATCGCCTGGGGGAAGGACCCCCAGCTCATCGCGCAAAATGCCGGTGCTTCCCCCGTCATCTGCCATTGAGACGATGGCGCTGATGTCAACATCGTGACTCTTCAGCCCCCGCAAAACGGTAAAGTTCCCCGTTCCGCCCCCCATGACAACCACTTTCTTCATCCGCGGAGCCCCGTGATTTTTTCTTGCATGTTATCGCCCTTAAACAGGTAGGTTCCCGCCACCAAATGGTTCGCCCCCGCCTCAATACAAAGAGGAGCCGTCTTATCATCGACACCCCCATCCACCTGAATGTCAAACGGAGGAAGTTTCGGGTCGACCTTGCCCCCCTGCCGGACCCCCAGCTTGTCGCACAACCCGCGGGTAAACTTGATCTTTTCAAGGACATCCGCAATAAACTCCTGCCCCCCAAAGCCGGGATGGACCGTCATCAGGAGGAGCTTGTCACATTTGTCCAAATATTTTGGGATGAGCGACTCACTTGTGTCCGGGCAAAAGGCGAGCCCCGCATGGACCCCACATTTCCGGATATACTCGAGCGTTTCTTCCACATCTTCGGTCGCCTCGATGTGGAAAGTGATGCAGTCGGCCCCATTTTCAATCAGCCGCTCGATATACTCGAAGGGCTGATAGACCATGATGTGAACATCTAAATAGAGCTCCGTGGCCCGATTCATCGCCGCCAGTCCCTTCGGGCTCAGGCTCAGGTTGGGAACAAAGTGGCCATCCATGATGTCGAAGTGGATCGCGTCGGCGCCCGCATCCTCGGCCCGTTTCGCCTCATCCGCGAGGTGGCCAAAGTCTGCGGCAAAGATGGAGGGCTCGATATAAATTTTTTCTTTTTGTGACATAGCTCCCCATTATGAGCGAAAGAGGAAATATTTTCAAATAGCAGCAATAATTCCAAAGTAGTCCTTCTCATCATCCTCGAGATCGAGGGTGATGAGAGGCGATGCAATGGGCTGCAGTTTTTCGATGTAGTCTCGCTCCCCTACGAGGAAGAGGTAGCCTCCCTCCTCTTTGCTGAGGAAGGGTTTAGGCGAGAGAACCTTTTCCACGAGGAGGAGGAAAAAGGGAGTGGAAGAAGTTCTCAAGGAGGAGACCCTCTTTTTTTCCGACGTCGCCGAGCACTTTTTCTAGCCCCTTGAAAACCACATCTTGTCTAGAGATCATTCCCCCATTAAAGTCGCGGACCTCCCCAAAGGTGGCCTGCAGTTTTTTGAGGATGGCCTGCCGCGCCTTGTAGAGGTCGATGGAGCGGTCCTCACGGAGGAAGGGGGCATTGGGAAGCTCCACTTTAAAGACGGCGGCTTCTTTGGGGTATTTCTTTCTGAGGGTGCCAAGCTGTTTGATCCGGTCGATCTTGGGACGTAAGGGGGAAGCCAGGAGCACATCTTCTAGGAGGGGGGCGCATGTGGAAGATCGCGGGCAAAGCGGAGCTCCCGCCCGAGGGTAATGATATGACGGAGGATCTCCTCTTCGTTGCGAGGCATGAAGAGGGTGTGCTGCAGGTGTTCGATCTTTCCCTTCAGGGTACATGGGAGCCACCTTTTTAGGTCGGCAATCTCTTGGAGCTCAAACCCTCCCTCTTTTTCTATCTCGATGGTAAGGAGGTGGAGGGGCTCTTCTTTTTCTTGGTAGTCACTTCCTGAAATGAGTGTCACCTCGGGAAGGATGTTTTGGATCGCTTTGAGGAGATGATTTTTTTTGAAGACTTCGTTTTCTTTCAGAAAGTTCATCGCAACGGTCACCTCAAGCGCCTCTTTTTGCTCAAGAGGATAATTTAAGGTGCGCCGCCTTACCTTCACCTCTGCATGGCGACGGCCCGGTTGCTGCTCAGCGGTGCGGAGAACTTTTTTCCGTAAGGTGTAAAGGGCGCGGAGGGTTTCGGCCACTTCAAAGACGGTCCGACACCGGAAATATTGATCAGAAAAGGCGAGGAAGAACTGTTGCATCTCGGAAAAAAGGTGGGGAAAGCGGCGGATGATCCTCAAGATCTGATCTTGAATCAGCCCCCGTTTTTCATCCATGGAAAGGGCTTTCATCTCTAGGATCCGGGCAGCATGGTAAGGAGAGAGGACGCCGAGTTCGATTTCATAAAGGGTCCGCTCGAGCTGCGCTTTAAACTCGGGCCCTGCTTCGGTAAAGTGGGCGTTGAGCAAAAGCCCCTCCCCCTCTAAGAGCTCCAGGGAAAAGCGGTCAGCCGACCCACTTTTGGTCACCATCTCTAAGAGAAATTTTCCGATGAAGGGGCGGTTAGACGCTAAGAAGTGAAGGGTAAAACCGTCGCCTTCTTCAATGCACTTTGTTTCCAATCGATGTTCCAGGATAGTGCCTCCACTGATCCTTCCTAAAACTCATGACGTGTAAAGGTAAACCCTTTTTTGATGCAAGTAAAATAGACGCGGGGTGGATGACAAACTCAGAAAATTGAAGTGCTTCTTCATAAGAAATCGCTTCGAGGAGGGTCGCTCCCCCATTTTTTTTTGGATCGTCAGAGTAAACCCCTAAAACATCTTTAAAAAACTCCACCTTTTCAGCGGCAAGGGCCGCACCTAACGCAACAGCTGAGGTATCGCTCCCTCCCCGCCCCAGTGTCGTGATCTCCTTGTCTTCGCTCACCCCCTGAAAGCCGGCAACGATAACGACCTTCCCCTCATCCAGATGTTTTTCAATCCGCGTGGGGCGAACCGCCACAATCTCTGCCGCATTATGGTCCCCTGAGGTGATAATCCCCGACTGGCTCCCCGTCAAACTCACAGCGCTAATGCCTCTTTCCTCAAGGGCCATCGCGAGGAGGGACATGCTGATCCGCTCGCCAACCGAGATGAGCATATCCATCTCCCGCCGCGCAGGCTCTTTTGCCACCTGCCGGGCAAGCCCCTCTAGCTCATCGGTCATTCCCTGCATCGCGCTGACCACGACAACGACCCGCTCATACTCGCCCCGCCGCGCATCAATCACGGCGCACACCTCCCCGAAATGGGCCGGTGTTTCAAGGGCCGCTCCCCCAAACTTCATCACAATCGTTTTCATGGCCCCATCCTACAACGTCCCACTTCACCTGTAAACGACAAAAATTTTGGCATGGTTCAAAATAGGGTAACAATTTTTGGTCTTATGAAAGATGCGTCGGGGGCAAGCCCCCTGCTGCCCCCTTGAGCTTCAATCTGGCAAGCCAAATCGACCCTCCTCGGGGGGCCGTGCAAAGCACTGTTCCACCCCTCGTGCGGGGCGATTTTGCAGAGCCATTTTGAAGCCGCGGACAGCTCACCGCATGGCTTTTCTTCGCCTTCGGCTCCGAAGCCATGTCAGTTCGCTGGAAAGGTTCTTTCCTAGAAAACCTTGATCAGCCATTTGGTTGACAAACTCATTTCTTTGCATTTCTTTTGTAATACCAGGAGTTGGAGGAATCCCTGTAAAGAAGAATTTTTGAGGAAAACTTCCCGAAAACTCTTCTATTAACCGGCTCTTCCCAATCCTTCGTCTTCCTTTTATAGCAATAAAGGTCGCCACTCTTCGACTTAAGCTCTTCTTCTCTACCAACAAACATATAATGCCCTTGTGTCGCTAAAAATGTATTTCCTGATTTAATGATACTTTTTCAGATGTTTTTTGCATCATTAATTTTGTAATTACAGTTTTAGTGATGCAAAATATCGCAAACCATTTATAATAAGAAATATAAAAAATGACTTTTGGGTAAAAATCCACTAATAAACTTCACCTAGTGCTCTGTCAACCCTAAAAATAGGGATATCTTGATTTATCTTTTCCCGGCTGGCTTCATGTTCGATCTCACAAACTTATAAAAGTTTAGATTCGATCTCCACACTTTGCCAACCGAAAAAATTTCAACCAATCTATCCTCAATTTTAGGATTGACAGAGCACTAGGGCTATCGCAGTGTCCCATTCACCCCGTCTGTAAACGACAAAAATCGGCATGGTTCAAAATACAGCATGCTGAGGTAACACTTCACGACGTAGCTTTTCTTCGCCTTCGGCTCCGAAGCCGTGTCGGTTCAGTGGATTTTTTTTGTTAAGCTGAAAGTCGAGCAAAGCGAATATGGTAAGTGGCTAAAAACCTGGAAAAAAAGAGGCTTGTTCCTTGGTGAAAGATGTGCAAGGTTTTCTAGGAAAGAACCTTTCCAGCGAACTGACATGGCTTCGGAGCCGAAGGCGAAGAAAAGCCATGCGGTGAGCTGTCCGCGGCTTCAAAATGGCTCTGCAAAATCGCCCCGCACGAGGGGTGGAACAGTGCTTTGCACGGCCCCCCGAGGAGGGTCGATTTGGCTTGCCAGATTGAAGCTCAAGGGGGCAGCAGGGGGCTTGCCCCCGACGCATCTTTCATAAGACCAAAAATTGTTACCCTATTTTGAACCATGCCCAAAAATCTCCTAGATTAAAAATCAATCGAACTATTAGTCTTTTGACATGTCAATAAACAGCATTAGTTCCTCCTCGTGTTCAACAACAGAAGAAATCGTATCTGAAACGGAAAAACCACCCCAGTCAACAACTCCAAGTAAACCGGACGACCATTCCCCTCCTGCAGCTTTAACGCCTCAGAACACGAGCGATCAAGACGATATTACCAACAAAGTGAAATAAAAACTTTCCAGCGAGCTGACGTGAGTTCAAGCCCGGAGAGCGCCAGAACGAACGCGCGAGCTGTCCACGGCAAGGGGGCAAGCGGGGGGCTCCGCCCACGACGGATCTATATATTCTACTCAGGAGTTTTCTACTGTTTCACCTCTTATTTCCCCCGCCAACCGAACTATAAAAAAACTATTTTACATCTCTTCTCGCATGTAAGGGTTGCTTTTTTTAGCAATTATTTGTTACTCTAGTTCGTTATAAGGTCCCTCCTGCCATGAAATATTTTGACACGGAGAAAAGTAAGTCCAAAAGATTGGGCAGGACCCTAGGATGAATCTAAGGAGAACCCCTGTAACCATGTCTAAAGATCTAGAATACGATTGGAATGAAAGTAAAATCATCGACGATGTCGAATTTCAATCGGAAGATGCAAAATTATTTAAACAACTACTCGATAATAAAGAAGAAAAAGCCGAAGAAGGCTCCCTCTCACTCATGGAAGTCGGGCAAATCCTTAAAGGAACCATTGTCGAACTCACCCCAGATTTCGTCGTCGTCGATGTTGGCCTCAAATCTGAAGGGCTCATCCCCGTTAACGAATTTCTCGATCCCGACGAACTCCAAATGAACAATGTCATCGAGGTTTTCCTCGACCGCGCAGAAGGCGAAGATGGTCAGATCGTCCTCTCAAGAGAAAAAGCACGCAGACAACGGCAGTGGGAATATATCGTTGAACACTGCGAAGAAGGCTCGGTTGTCGAAGGGAAAGTCATCCGAAAAGTCAAGGGTGGCCTCATGGTCGATATCGGCATGGAAGCCTTCCTCCCCGGCTCTCAAATCGATAACAGACGGATCAAAAACCTCGACGAGTACGTTGACAACATTTACGACTTTAAGATCCTTAAAATTAACATCGAAAGAAAAAATATTGTGGTCTCTAGACGAGAACTTCTCGAAGAAGAAAGAAGTTCTAAAAAGGCTGAACTCCTCGAAAACATCGCAGAAGGAGAAACCCGCACCGGAGTGGTTAAAAATATCACCGACTTTGGTGTCTTCCTCGACCTGGATGGGATCGATGGCCTCCTCCACATCACCGATATGACCTGGAAACGGATCAAACACCCCTCTGAAATGGTCGCCCTAAACGACGAACTCGAGGTGATGATCCTCCACATCGACAAGGAAAAGGGACGTGTCGCCCTCGGCCTTAAACAAAAAGAGAGCAACCCTTGGGAAGAGATCGAAGAGCGTTACCCCATCGGAACCCGCATCAAAGGGAAGATCGTTAACCTCGTCCCCTATGGTGCGTTCATCGAAATCGAGCCAGGGATCGAAGGACTCATCCACGTCTCTGAAATGTCATGGACCAAAAATGTGACCGACCCAAGCGAAATCGTCAATAAAGGGGACGAACTCGAAGCGATCGTCCTTTCGGTTCAAAAAGAGGAAGGAAAAATCTCCCTCGGCATCAAGCAAACCGAACAAAACCCCTGGGAAGGTGTGGAAGAAAAATTCCCTGTGGGAAGTACGGTTAAAGCAGAGATCCGAAACCTCACCAACTACGGAGCATTTGTCGAGCTCGAGCCAGGAATCGATGGCCTTATCCACATTTCTGACCTCAGCTGGATCAAAAAGGTTTCCCACCCTTCCGAATTCCTGAAGAAGGGAGACACGGTCGAAGCTCTTATCCTTTCTGTAGATAAAGAGAGTAAAAAAATTACCCTCGGAGTGAAGCAACTCGCAGACAATCCTTGGGAAGACATTGAGAAAACCCTTGCTGCAGGAGCTGTTGTTAAGGGAAAGGTCTCTAAAATTACCGCTTTCGGCGCTTTCGTTGAGCTTGAAAATGGAATCGAAGGACTCGTCCACGTCACAGAGCTTTCTGATAAAGCTTTTGGAAAAGTTGAAGAGGTTGTCTCTGTTGGCGATGAGGTCACTGCAACAGTGATCAAGGTAGATCCGGAACATAAAAAGGTCTCCCTTTCCATTAAAGAGTACCTCGTCGAAACCAACCAAGAGAACCGCGATGATATCGTCGTCACAAAACAAGAAGAAGAGGACGAGGAAGAGTAAATGAACAAAGATCTAGTCGCAATATTTGAATATCTAGAACGGGAAAAGGGGATCAAGCGAGAAACGATCATTGATGCGATCGAAGAATCGCTTCAGGTCGCAGCCCGTAAAGGTCTCAAGGGAGTCGGCCTCGTGTCGGTTAAAGTCGATCCAAAACAAGGAACGATTGATGTCACCGCCGAAAAAGAGATCGTTGAAACGATCGAATACCCCGAAGAAGAGATCCTTCTAGAAGAAGCTCGCGAACTCGACCCCAACTGCGAGATGGGAGACTTTGTCCAAGTCCCCATTCCTCCGATCGATTTGGGCCGGATCGCAGCACAAACGGCTAGGCAAGTGATCTCTCAAAAGCTCCGCGTCGCAGAAAAGGATGTCATCTACGAAGAGTACCGTCACCGGATCCATGAGCTCGTCTCTGGAACGGTCA from Candidatus Neptunochlamydia vexilliferae harbors:
- the rpe gene encoding ribulose-phosphate 3-epimerase translates to MSQKEKIYIEPSIFAADFGHLADEAKRAEDAGADAIHFDIMDGHFVPNLSLSPKGLAAMNRATELYLDVHIMVYQPFEYIERLIENGADCITFHIEATEDVEETLEYIRKCGVHAGLAFCPDTSESLIPKYLDKCDKLLLMTVHPGFGGQEFIADVLEKIKFTRGLCDKLGVRQGGKVDPKLPPFDIQVDGGVDDKTAPLCIEAGANHLVAGTYLFKGDNMQEKITGLRG
- a CDS encoding gluconeogenesis factor YvcK family protein, with amino-acid sequence MKKVVVMGGGTGNFTVLRGLKSHDVDISAIVSMADDGGSTGILRDELGVLPPGDVRQCLVALSDSSRLMRSVMNYRFENGGLGGHSLGNLLLSALEKVTGSFERAVEEMGRILYIKGKVIPVTTHQVRLKMILNNRKILEGEKEIYLSHEIEKGYSKIYLEPFPKANPHAISEIQNADLIVLGPGGLHTSIIPLLLVEGVARALKESHAKKVYVSNLMNRKGQTMGYKVSDYIRDVVEYLGDDIFDYILVNNQMPTEELIKKYAEEGDLVQNDLTEPRIVSAPLLGEVAESRVGDTLIKRSLIRHNSKQVTKELMKIVSHL
- the accC gene encoding acetyl-CoA carboxylase biotin carboxylase subunit; the encoded protein is MKKVLIANRGEIAVRIIRACHDLGLQTVAVYSKADAEALHVLYADEAVCIGEAPSSQSYLKIPHILSACEITGADAVHPGYGFLSENANFASICESSGITFIGPSAKTIAMLGDKAQAKSIAKSVRCPVIPGSNGIVETVDVALKEAKKIGFPVFIKATAGGGGKGIRIASDPDDFVRQFSAARAEAEVSFGNPDVYLEKMIVNPRHVEVQILGDKYGNYVHLGERDCTIQRRRQKLIEETPSPVLTPHMRKKMGDAAVHLAKAAKYHTVGTVEFLLDEKKNFYFMEVNTRIQVEHTVSEELTGIDLIKEQIKMAMGEKLPYKQKNIRFEGHVFEFRINAENPAKSFMPSPGLIEYYIPPGGPHVRVDSACYSGYRIPPYYDSMIAKLIVKGKDREEAIRIAKRALREFHIGGVDSTIPFHQYMLENPTFLSGEGYNLAFIDGMIEEGCKFIHDESKSPAEEKTSNEQSPASAAH
- a CDS encoding HAD family hydrolase, which gives rise to MLVIFDLDDTLIDTSGSILPAVLKHALKEMEGVGLSMASFNRSYQELLRLNTYHLSAGEAIEEFLEINRAPSQCLDVALKAVYEKPLFTEGVQPVEDAVEVLRELHANHPLVLVSKGKEKIQREKMKRAGISTDFFTKLYFCEKGEKKKIYQKVSEEMGISPQSAVVCGDRISLDLAPAKALGYKTVQLKWGRGLGNTGFKKDVDYTILHLRELKSLLENFKNG
- the accB gene encoding acetyl-CoA carboxylase biotin carboxyl carrier protein; the encoded protein is MDIDKIKELMEAMEDKGMTKVALEEENGFKIELERRAEFEAAPYPQVMPAPMPVAQTPAPEQITEQKEAAKPAAPSEGEDITSPMVGTYYASPSPEDDAFVKVGDTVTEGTVVCIIEAMKVMNEVKAEKSGVVAEIYVDNAQPVEFGTKILRIK
- a CDS encoding elongation factor P; the protein is MTTTSNQISPGSTLSIDGKIYRVETSVRVTVAKGVPFIKTKLKNLMSDEVIEKNFKVDQEVEEVTLSERRLEFLYLEGKDYLFLDIDSLDNVTVSADVVGDKVNYLKEGIEIKALFYGDTIFSIELPQFLELMVIKLEDMKSKVSVSNATKIGILETGAKIEVPLFIEVGDIIKVDTHLGEYVQRI
- the rpsA gene encoding 30S ribosomal protein S1; translated protein: MSKDLEYDWNESKIIDDVEFQSEDAKLFKQLLDNKEEKAEEGSLSLMEVGQILKGTIVELTPDFVVVDVGLKSEGLIPVNEFLDPDELQMNNVIEVFLDRAEGEDGQIVLSREKARRQRQWEYIVEHCEEGSVVEGKVIRKVKGGLMVDIGMEAFLPGSQIDNRRIKNLDEYVDNIYDFKILKINIERKNIVVSRRELLEEERSSKKAELLENIAEGETRTGVVKNITDFGVFLDLDGIDGLLHITDMTWKRIKHPSEMVALNDELEVMILHIDKEKGRVALGLKQKESNPWEEIEERYPIGTRIKGKIVNLVPYGAFIEIEPGIEGLIHVSEMSWTKNVTDPSEIVNKGDELEAIVLSVQKEEGKISLGIKQTEQNPWEGVEEKFPVGSTVKAEIRNLTNYGAFVELEPGIDGLIHISDLSWIKKVSHPSEFLKKGDTVEALILSVDKESKKITLGVKQLADNPWEDIEKTLAAGAVVKGKVSKITAFGAFVELENGIEGLVHVTELSDKAFGKVEEVVSVGDEVTATVIKVDPEHKKVSLSIKEYLVETNQENRDDIVVTKQEEEDEEE
- a CDS encoding aspartate kinase, which codes for MKTIVMKFGGAALETPAHFGEVCAVIDARRGEYERVVVVVSAMQGMTDELEGLARQVAKEPARREMDMLISVGERISMSLLAMALEERGISAVSLTGSQSGIITSGDHNAAEIVAVRPTRIEKHLDEGKVVIVAGFQGVSEDKEITTLGRGGSDTSAVALGAALAAEKVEFFKDVLGVYSDDPKKNGGATLLEAISYEEALQFSEFVIHPASILLASKKGLPLHVMSFRKDQWRHYPGTSIGNKVH